In Pyrus communis chromosome 1, drPyrComm1.1, whole genome shotgun sequence, the following are encoded in one genomic region:
- the LOC137727043 gene encoding TMV resistance protein N-like produces the protein MSTEQQNASSSSYRCTYDAFLSFRGADTRKGFTDHLYSALKLAGIHTFRDDDEIERGANIERGLQTAIQESRVSVIVFSKDYASSRWCLNELAIIMERKRTDGHMVIPVFYDVEPSDVRKQTGSFAESFTRHEEHFKDEIDKVEEWRRALREVTDLGGMVLGER, from the coding sequence ATGAGCACCGAGCAGCAGAACGCTTCTTCGTCCTCTTACCGGTGCACATATGATGCATTCTTGAGTTTCAGAGGCGCAGATACACGCAAGGGCTTTACAGATCACCTCTACAGTGCTTTGAAGTTGGCAGGAATCCACACATTTAGAgatgatgatgaaattgagagagGAGCAAACATTGAACGGGGGCTACAGACAGCAATACAAGAGTCACGAGTATCAGTCATAGTTTTCTCCAAGGACTACGCCTCTTCCAGGTGGTGCCTGAATGAACTTGCTATCATCATGGAACGTAAAAGAACAGATGGACACATGGTTATCCCGGTTTTCTATGATGTGGAACCATCAGATGTCAGGAAGCAGACGGGCAGTTTTGCAGAATCATTTACTAGACATGAAGAGCACTTCAAGGACGAGATAGACAAGGTGGAGGAGTGGAGACGAGCTCTTAGAGAAGTAACAGACCTGGGAGGGATGGTTTTAGGAGAACGGTAA
- the LOC137727052 gene encoding disease resistance protein RPV1-like has product MRNRRLRVDPYVIGRSDYVESLNMWLEDGSNDVGVAVIHGMGGIGKTTIAKIAYNQNFSKFQASSFLSDIRETSKQANGFVHLQRNLLSDILQKRKMEKIYSVDEGMVKIKRVVRCKRVLIVLDDVENSEQFNAVLGMRDWFHPGSKIIITTRHQHLLKAHEVCVRLKVEGLLVHQSLKLFSWHAFGQPHPQEDYMEHSRHLVKCCGGVPLALQVLGSSLFGKTANVWENVVRKLKENAVPTLDVITEGKFQKILCISFDSLQDHDKCLFLHIACFFIGKDKDLATTTLDECDFATEVGLQHLVDRCLVEINARNKLTMHQLLENMGKAIICDESPEDPGKRTTLRHKKEASDVLRNLTGTRSIKGLMLHCPSTFETKAFTKMLNLELLLLDNVKLSGSYEDFPKKLIWLSWRGFSLKSIPANFCMENL; this is encoded by the exons ATGAGGAATAGGAGATTAAGAGTTGATCcctatgtgattggaagaagtGATTATGTGGAAAGCCTAAACATGTGGCTGGAAGATGGATCAAATGATGTTGGAGTAGCTGTCATCCATGGAATGGGTGGAATAGGCAAGACCACCATTGCTAAAATTGCTTATAACCAAAACTTCTCCAAATTTCAAGCTAGCAGCTTTCTTTCAGATATTAGGGAAACTTCCAAACAAGCCAATGGTTTTGTTCACTTGCAAAGGAACCTTCTTTCAGATATCCTCCAAAAGAGGAAAATGGAAAAAATATACAGCGTTGATGAAGGAATGGTAAAGATCAAACGGGTTGTACGTTGCAAAAGAGTTCTtattgttcttgatgatgtggaGAACTCAGAACAGTTCAATGCAGTTCTTGGAATGCGAGACTGGTTCCATCCTGGAAGTAAAATTATCATAACAACTAGACATCAACATTTGTTAAAGGCTCATGAAGTTTGTGTAAGGCTTAAGGTTGAAGGATTGCTTGTGCATCAATCACTTAAGCTTTTCAGTTGGCATGCCTTCGGACAACCCCATCCTCAAGAAGATTACATGGAGCATTCAAGACACCTAGTAAAATGTTGTGGAGGGGTTCCATTAGCTCTTCAAGTTCTGGGATCTTCTCTATTTGGAAAAACAGCAAATGTATGGGAAAATGTAGTACGCAAGTTAAAGGAAAATGCAGTACCCACCTTAGACGTGATTACTGAgggaaaatttcaaaagatTCTTTGCATAAGTTTTGATTCTTTACAAGATCATGATAAATGTTTATTCCTCCATATAGCCTGTTTCTTCATAGGAAAAGACAAGGATCTTGCAACTACAACCCTTGATGAATGTGATTTTGCGACAGAAGTTGGACTTCAACACCTAGTTGATAGATGCCTTGTGGAAATTAATGCCCGCAACAAGTTAACCATGCATCAATTGCTTGAAAACATGGGAAAGGCAATAATTTGCGACGAATCACCTGAGGACCCTGGAAAACGCACTACTCTGAGGCATAAAAAAGAAGCAAGTGACGTTTTGAGAAATTTAACG GGCACGAGAAGTATTAAGGGCCTCATGCTCCACTGTCCCTCAACATTTGAAACAAAGGCATTTACAAAGATGCTCAATCTTGAACTACTTCTGCTTGATAATGTAAAGTTGAGTGGAAGCTATGAagattttccaaaaaaattaatatggcTGTCTTGGCGAGGATTCTCTTTAAAATCAATACCAGCCAATTTTTGTATGGAAAATCTGTAA